A genomic segment from Malus domestica chromosome 05, GDT2T_hap1 encodes:
- the LOC139196019 gene encoding uncharacterized protein yields the protein MVFSRPNLILANHLKPIYVTAYLEEVPFKRVLINGGAAVNVLPYKQMKKMCRSEDDLIPTDLTISSFSGAITRTHGILFLEVDLGSKQIILAFFVMDNTSTYGALLGRDWISQSLFMPSTLH from the coding sequence ATGGTCTTTAGCCGCCCGAACTTAATCCTAGCTAACCATCTTAAGCCTATTTATGTAACTGCTTATCTGGAGGAAGTACCCTTCAAGAGGGTTTTGATTAATGGAGGAGCTGCGGTTAATGTGTTGCCgtacaagcaaatgaagaagatgtgtAGAAGTGAGGATGATCTCATCCCCACAGATCTAACAATTTCCAGCTTCTCTGGAGCCATCACTAGAACTCATGGGATATTGTTTCTGGAGGTTGACTTGGGTTCTAAGCAAATCATTTTAGCCTTCTTTGTGATGGACAACACTTCCACTTATGGAGCTTTACTAGGCCGAGATTGGATTAGTCAGAGTCTTTTTATGCCTTCCACCCTACACTAA
- the LOC103411684 gene encoding ras-related protein Rab7-like, with translation MSLRRRTLLKVIVLGDSGVGKTSLMNQYVHKKFSQQYKATIGADFVTKELQIDDRLVTLQIWDTAGQERFQSLGVSFYRGADCCVLVYDVNVMKSFDTLDNWHEEFLKQANPPDPRTFPFILLGNKIDIDGGNSRVVSEKKAKDWCASKGNVPYFETSAKEDYNVDAAFLCIAKTALANENEQDIYFQGIPDAVSESDQRGGGGCAC, from the exons ATGTCATTGCGCAGACGAACCTTGCTCAAGGTCATCGTTCTCGGCGACAGTGG GGTTGGCAAGACCTCGTTGATGAACCA ATATGTGCACAAGAAGTTTAGTCAGCAGTATAAAGCTACAATTGGTGCCGATTTTGTCACGAAAGAACTCCAAATCGATGACAGGCTCGTCActctacaa ATTTGGGACACAGCCGGGCAGGAAAGATTTCAAAGTCTTGGAGTTTCATTCTACAGAGGTGCTGATTGCTGTGTTCTTGTTTATGATGTCAACGTAATGAAGTCCTTTGATACTCTAGATAATTGGCATGAGGAGTTTCTTAAGCAG GCCAACCCTCCCGACCCCAGGACATTTCCATTTATATTGCTTGGTAACAAGATTGATATTGATGGGGGTAACAGTCGTGTG GTGTCTGAGAAGAAAGCAAAGGACTGGTGTGCATCAAAGGGGAATGTACCTTACTTTGAGACATCAGCAAAAGAAGATTACAACGTTGATGCTGCATTTCTTTGTATTGCAAAGACTGCTCTTGCAAATGAAAATGAGCAGGACAT ATATTTCCAGGGCATCCCTGATGCTGTTTCAGAGTCTGATCAAAGAGGAGGAGGTGGCTGTGCATGCTGA